Proteins from a genomic interval of Rhizobium etli CFN 42:
- a CDS encoding acyltransferase family protein, whose amino-acid sequence MNTGKRFFTALEALRGIAAIMVMFLHTGGTLGPIPVHISYLAVDLFFLLSGVVLASSYERQLATGQISPAGFLLQRIIRLYPVYLLSLPVGLVSYSIQFGFDYLTLAGLLLRAILFIPNAGTGGAFPLNGPSWSLFFELWAGALFSILLVRLSSRILLAIALGTAGITLYGALGGNFDIGHQAGYFGFGFSRVSFSFSLGICLHRLYEVRTPNAANKGNTIGVLLCGCLIVITNIPASTFYGFPYFDLFICLVIFPAIVWVAMRTRQTGLVELAFRWLGRVSYPIYILHAPIFELLHLLRQKGFDLPASPAAGMVVVIAIFIMAGIVAVHFDEPVRRKLKTMVAPRPASELPAGAS is encoded by the coding sequence TTGAATACTGGCAAGCGGTTTTTCACGGCTCTTGAAGCGTTGCGGGGAATTGCGGCCATCATGGTCATGTTCCTACACACTGGCGGCACGCTTGGTCCGATACCTGTCCATATCAGCTACCTTGCCGTTGATCTCTTCTTTCTTTTGAGCGGCGTCGTTCTTGCAAGCTCATACGAAAGGCAACTGGCAACGGGACAGATTTCGCCTGCCGGATTTTTGCTGCAGCGTATCATTCGGCTTTATCCGGTCTATCTGCTTTCTCTTCCTGTGGGCCTTGTCAGCTATTCAATTCAATTCGGCTTCGATTACCTCACCCTGGCCGGCCTTCTGCTGAGGGCGATTCTGTTCATTCCAAACGCAGGCACGGGCGGCGCCTTTCCGTTAAACGGGCCGAGTTGGTCGCTCTTCTTCGAGCTGTGGGCTGGAGCGCTGTTTTCCATTCTTCTGGTGCGACTATCATCCAGAATCTTGCTCGCCATCGCTCTCGGGACAGCGGGTATCACCTTGTACGGAGCCCTTGGAGGCAATTTCGACATTGGCCATCAGGCAGGCTACTTCGGATTTGGCTTCTCGAGAGTTTCGTTCTCCTTCTCGCTCGGGATCTGCCTTCACAGGTTGTACGAGGTTCGCACGCCGAATGCGGCCAATAAAGGCAACACCATCGGCGTTCTCCTCTGTGGTTGCCTGATTGTGATCACGAATATACCCGCCAGCACATTCTACGGTTTTCCCTATTTTGATCTTTTCATATGCTTGGTGATTTTCCCGGCCATTGTCTGGGTCGCAATGCGCACCAGGCAGACCGGCCTTGTCGAGCTGGCATTTCGTTGGCTGGGGAGAGTTTCCTATCCGATTTATATCCTGCACGCGCCCATCTTCGAGTTGCTGCATTTACTGCGGCAAAAGGGCTTTGACCTTCCGGCCTCCCCGGCAGCCGGCATGGTCGTCGTGATCGCGATTTTCATCATGGCCGGCATCGTCGCCGTTCACTTCGACGAGCCGGTGCGCAGAAAGCTCAAGACCATGGTTGCGCCAAGACCAGCATCTGAGCTTCCCGCGGGAGCGAGCTAG